The following nucleotide sequence is from Kineobactrum salinum.
CGGTTTATGGTGGGTGACCCGATCAATGAAGATAAATTCAAAATCATGCTCGATTCTATTCCCGACCCAGTTGCTCGTCGTTTCCGGGAAGTTTCGGTGCGCCAGGGAATTGACTCTGAACCCGCCAAGCTGGCGACCCAGCACGTGCCCGAAATGTTGCATAAGATCGAGACGAGTCTCGCACAGCAGCAATGGTTGTCCGCCGATCATATAACCCTAGCGGATTGCGCGGTATTTCCGTTGATGTTGCGCTTGGAAGAGCTGGGGTTGGATGAGATCTGGCAAGACGGTTATCCGCGTTTGAAAAGGTGGTGGGCCACTCTTAATGCTCGGCGCAGTGTGGTGAAAATTCGCAATATGGCGCAGCCGGAAATTACGGCAGGGCTAAAAGAGTCTGCCCGAGCAACGCGGGAGGAGCTTGTTAAACGTATGACCAAGACGTTGGAGCAGTTATCCCAATGAAGCTGTACACTTTTTTGCACAAGGGCGTCGAGCGTCTTGGCGCGGAAACCAGTGACGGGCGTTTGTTAGATCTTGCCGGGGCCGCGCACATCATTAACGGTGCTGGGAACCACGCGTTTGCCAGTATGCAAAGTCTTATCCAAGTGGGAGAAAGTGGTTTGGAGGCGGCGACAAATCTTCTGGCCGATTTTCCCGAAGAATCTCTGGTTAACTGGCGTAGCATAAAGATCCTCGCGCCATTGCCACGGCCTTCCAAAATAAGGGACTTTTCCAGTTTTGAACGACATTTGCTGCAAGCGACGGATGGCGCCGCCTTTATGCTTGCCGCAGAAAAACCGGACCCCGCAGCGGCCTACGTCGAAATGCGGCGCAAGTTTAATCTCGACAGTTTGCCTGGCAGTGGCTGGTCGGACGTGCCAGGCTATTATTACTCTGATGCAACTACCATTGTCGGCCATGATGAAGAGGTGAGCTGGCCGGGTTATTCTGATTGGATCGATTACGAATTGGAGTTGGCGGCAGTTATTGGCAAAGCTGGCAAAGATATCGCTCGCGAAAATGCTGACGAGTACATTTTTGGCTATACGCTATTTAACGATCTCAGTGCGCGCGATGCGCAATTCGTTGCCATGTCAACCGGGCTCGGGGTAGCAAAAGGCAAAGACTTTGATGGCTCAAATGTTATCGGTCCCTGCATCGTAACCCGGGATGAAATTCCCGACCCTTATGCGATGACCATGCGGGCGTTTGTGAACGAAGAGCTCTGGTCGCTGTCATTTTTAAGAGAGGCGAAGTGGCGTTTCGATGACTGTATCGCATACGCAAGCCAATCCCAAACACTGGTGCCCGGGGAGCTTTTTTGCACTGGCGCCGCTGCGGATGGCTGCGGTTTGGAGCACCGCAATAAACTAAACCGGGGTGACGTGGTAATTCTGAGCGCGGATCCTATCGGTGCTTTACGGACGCGGATTATTTAAACCTCGCGGTTACCTAAACAAGGTAGGGCAATGACATCATTATTAGCACGAAACGCGTTTTTTCAAAGTTGTTGGGTGGTGAACGACATCCATGCTGCAATGCAGGCGTGGCATACTGCGCTTGGCGCAGGCCCGTTTTATTACCTGGAAAACCAGCAGGCGACAAATTGCTTCCATAAAGATTCCGCTGCGACCTCCCCTATTTTTAATGTGGCTTTTGCTTACCACAGTGGTATGCAAATTGAATTAATTTCCCAAAGTAACAACGTGCCATCCGCCTACCGGGATCTGTATCTCGCCGGTTTTGGCGGTCACCACCATCTGGGGGCGAATGTTGCCGACTACCAGGCCGTTGTGGCTCAATACCGCGAAGCGGGTTATCAGGTCGTTCAGGAAGCCACCTATAACGATCAGCCGTTTTGCTATCTGGATACCAGCGCCGAGCTCGGTTATATGCTGGAATTGTTTCAGTGGAATAATGAGACATTGAGCTTTATGATGTCTTTGAATGAAGAGGCGCAAAACTGGGATGGTAAATCGCCATTTCGGGAATTTTCCTAAAGGCAAGAAATCATTCGGTAGCGTCCGCCTATGCCCAATCTTACGCGATTAAGCTTAGAGCTTGTTCAGGAACCTGGCGATGACCTGCTGCGCAATATGTTCAAGCGACTCGATCGGGGTGGGCGAGGCCCGGCGAATATCCATCGGCTGCTTGCCGCCAGTCCCGCTATTTTTGAGACCTTTATTAATTACGCGCACGCTTTGCGTCATCAAACGGATTTGGAGCCGCAAGATCGGGAATTGCTAATTGTTCGTCTGTTGTCGCGGCTTGATGCGCGCTATGAACTGGCTCATCATTACCAAATGGCGGTTGATGCAGGCTTGGCGGATGCTGTACTGGCGACGGTTACGCAAGGCCAAATTGATATTGCTATATTAAATAAACGCCAGAAGATGTTAGTGGCATTTGCTGATCGTTTTATCACCGGTGACGGGCTTGATGAGAAGACCGCGGCGTATATGCGCGCCATCTATACAGATAGGCAACTGCTGGAAATTGGGCTTACTTTGGCGTTGTATCTCGGTTTAGCGCATTTAACGCATACTATCGATGTGCCATTCGAGACGGAGTAGCTATTGCCAGTTTGTTGCAGGGTGTTAGATTATCAAAACTCGTTGACTCATTAAAAGCTGCGCATTTGTAAAGAAATGATATGGATTTGATCTGCGCGGCGCGAATAAGGGGTAGACCATGGCTTTTAAGGGTACACTTCAAGATATACGGCTTTTCATCGCGGCTTATGAAGAGGAGTCTTTTACCGCGGCAGCAGTACGCGAGAATTGCACGCAGTCCGGTGTATCTCATCACATCCGACAACTGGAAAGCCTGTTTGGCATTAAACTGTTTAATCGCGATAGAGCAAAGGTCACTAGCACGCCAGCGGGCGACGATTTTTATCGGCATTGTGTGAAATTGTTGCGAAAAGTAGATGTTGCTTCCGAGGCGGTCTCTAGGTTCGCGGAAGGGTATCAAACCTGCTTTAATGTTGGCGTGATTCCGGCACTGGCCCACAGAGTCATCGCGCCCGCGCTGGTCCGTTTTACCGAGGAAAACCCCAACGTTAAAGTTGGTATTATCGAAAACTTCAGCACCTCGCTGACGACTATGGTGAGTTCCGGCGCAGTGGATTTTGCCTTTGGAACCGCGTTTGGTCGTGAATCCGGGGTGCGCCTGAGGCCGTTGCTTTCTTCACCCGAATGTTTGATCGCTTCCGGCGAAGGGGCTGCTTCTGTCACGCTTAAAGAGCTGCGCGAGTCGGGACCGCACAAGATTGTCTGGGCCGAAGGCATGCAATCGCGGCGCAATGCTATTGAAGGTTGGCTCGCAGACAAAGGTATAGAGGTAGCCGCAACCATGGAAGTGGGGTCTTCTCTGGTCACCTTGGATATGGTTAGCCGCAGTACCTGGAAAACGGTTTCTCCAGCAATTATCCTCGATCCAGAAACGGATTTGGAGAACCTCACGGCGATCCCCCTGTTAAAGCCGGATATTCGGCTGGATCTCACTGTTGTTGAGCGTATTAGTTCAGAGTTGCCGCAAGAGGCAGAAGAATTTATCCGGCTTGTTGTTGAAGAGGCAAAGCGGGTGAATCTTGCTTGGGAAGATATTTTCCGTAAGCGTGGTCTGCAAGGGCCCTCTTCATTAAAGTGGGTGGGTTAGTGATTAGTTTGTTACATGACCTTGCCGCGAACCTTTCATGACTAATGCCACTAGGAATCTGCTAATCTCTCCGCTAATACGTAAGTTTGGATAGATATAACATTACGCGGGGTTACTAGGAGTGGTTATGAAAAAAGAGATTCGGTTAAATGCATTAGATCAAGCTATCCCCAGCTTCCAAGCGTTTGGTTTATGGACCCATCCCGACGACCAAGCGATTAATTATACAACGCCTGAGTATTGGATGGACTACGCCAAGTTATTAGAGCGCGGCTTGTTTGATAGCTTATTTTTGGCTGACGTTTATGGTTTTCCCGATGTCTATCAGGGCAAGGCTGATGCCGCATTGCTGAATGGCTCAATGGCGCCTTGTCTCGACCCGGTGGTACTGATTCCTTTAATGGCATCGGTAACCTCGAACCTTTGCTTTACTGTAACCGGCAGTTGCTCTTATGAGCTTCCTTTCAGTTTTGCCCGACGTTTTTCGACGCTGGATCATATAACTCGGGGCAGGCTAGGGTGGAATATTGTTACCAGTTACCTGCGCAGTGGTGCGTTGGCGATGGGTAAAGACAAGCTTACCGAGCATGACTTGCGTTATGAGATGGCGGAAGAGTTTTTAGAGGGTGTCTATCGCCTCTGGCAGGAATCTTGGCAAGAAGGCTCCGTGATTAAAGATAAAGCTAAAGGTATCTATGCGGACCCAGCAAATATTAAACAGATCGATTTTGCTGGAGACTTTCACAAATTTCAGGCAATCGGGGCTGTGGAACCTTCTCCGCAACGTGTGCCAACGTTGTTCCAGGCCGGTGGCTCCGAGCGTGGGCGTCGCTTTGCCGCGCTGCATGCGGAAGGGGTGTACCTGAATGGAACCAAAACCGATATCGTGGCGGGTCAGGTGGCCAAAACCCGAGAACTTGCGACGGCAGTTGGGCGTAATCCTGAGAATATCAAGTTTTTTATGGGTGTCTCGGTATTCGTTGATGAAACTGAAGAAGCGGCAAAAGCCAAGTATCAAGACTACGAAAAATATGCAAGCCTTGAAGGCTTGTTAGGGCTAATGTCAGGTGCCATGGGAATAGATCTTTCTCAATACCCGCTGGATAAACCCATTGAATTTGCGCAGAACGATGCCAATCGCACGGCGTTGTTGAGCTTTACGCGCAACAGCGAATGGACGCTGAAAGAAGTGCTCCAGCAAAAAATTCTCTGTGGTTCCAATATGGCCATTGTCGGCACGCCGGATCAGGTTGCCGATGAGCTTGAGCACTGGATGGACGAGACCGGCATCGATGGCTTTAGCGTT
It contains:
- a CDS encoding glutathione S-transferase family protein, which codes for MPKLYGIPMATCARKALVVAFEKGLDFEYCEVEREFLATDDYRRLNPKGLVPTLVREDGEVLYESSLVIRYLDESDAKGIQLQPADPLLRARMNGWLKDVDELYFAATGALTVATFIRFMVGDPINEDKFKIMLDSIPDPVARRFREVSVRQGIDSEPAKLATQHVPEMLHKIETSLAQQQWLSADHITLADCAVFPLMLRLEELGLDEIWQDGYPRLKRWWATLNARRSVVKIRNMAQPEITAGLKESARATREELVKRMTKTLEQLSQ
- a CDS encoding fumarylacetoacetate hydrolase family protein, producing the protein MKLYTFLHKGVERLGAETSDGRLLDLAGAAHIINGAGNHAFASMQSLIQVGESGLEAATNLLADFPEESLVNWRSIKILAPLPRPSKIRDFSSFERHLLQATDGAAFMLAAEKPDPAAAYVEMRRKFNLDSLPGSGWSDVPGYYYSDATTIVGHDEEVSWPGYSDWIDYELELAAVIGKAGKDIARENADEYIFGYTLFNDLSARDAQFVAMSTGLGVAKGKDFDGSNVIGPCIVTRDEIPDPYAMTMRAFVNEELWSLSFLREAKWRFDDCIAYASQSQTLVPGELFCTGAAADGCGLEHRNKLNRGDVVILSADPIGALRTRII
- a CDS encoding VOC family protein, with the protein product MTSLLARNAFFQSCWVVNDIHAAMQAWHTALGAGPFYYLENQQATNCFHKDSAATSPIFNVAFAYHSGMQIELISQSNNVPSAYRDLYLAGFGGHHHLGANVADYQAVVAQYREAGYQVVQEATYNDQPFCYLDTSAELGYMLELFQWNNETLSFMMSLNEEAQNWDGKSPFREFS
- a CDS encoding carboxymuconolactone decarboxylase family protein, with the translated sequence MPNLTRLSLELVQEPGDDLLRNMFKRLDRGGRGPANIHRLLAASPAIFETFINYAHALRHQTDLEPQDRELLIVRLLSRLDARYELAHHYQMAVDAGLADAVLATVTQGQIDIAILNKRQKMLVAFADRFITGDGLDEKTAAYMRAIYTDRQLLEIGLTLALYLGLAHLTHTIDVPFETE
- a CDS encoding LysR family transcriptional regulator, which produces MAFKGTLQDIRLFIAAYEEESFTAAAVRENCTQSGVSHHIRQLESLFGIKLFNRDRAKVTSTPAGDDFYRHCVKLLRKVDVASEAVSRFAEGYQTCFNVGVIPALAHRVIAPALVRFTEENPNVKVGIIENFSTSLTTMVSSGAVDFAFGTAFGRESGVRLRPLLSSPECLIASGEGAASVTLKELRESGPHKIVWAEGMQSRRNAIEGWLADKGIEVAATMEVGSSLVTLDMVSRSTWKTVSPAIILDPETDLENLTAIPLLKPDIRLDLTVVERISSELPQEAEEFIRLVVEEAKRVNLAWEDIFRKRGLQGPSSLKWVG
- a CDS encoding NtaA/DmoA family FMN-dependent monooxygenase (This protein belongs to a clade of FMN-dependent monooxygenases, within a broader family of flavin-dependent oxidoreductases, the luciferase-like monooxygenase (LMM) family, some of whose members use coenzyme F420 rather than FMN.) — protein: MKKEIRLNALDQAIPSFQAFGLWTHPDDQAINYTTPEYWMDYAKLLERGLFDSLFLADVYGFPDVYQGKADAALLNGSMAPCLDPVVLIPLMASVTSNLCFTVTGSCSYELPFSFARRFSTLDHITRGRLGWNIVTSYLRSGALAMGKDKLTEHDLRYEMAEEFLEGVYRLWQESWQEGSVIKDKAKGIYADPANIKQIDFAGDFHKFQAIGAVEPSPQRVPTLFQAGGSERGRRFAALHAEGVYLNGTKTDIVAGQVAKTRELATAVGRNPENIKFFMGVSVFVDETEEAAKAKYQDYEKYASLEGLLGLMSGAMGIDLSQYPLDKPIEFAQNDANRTALLSFTRNSEWTLKEVLQQKILCGSNMAIVGTPDQVADELEHWMDETGIDGFSVARILAHDSLASFIDLVVPKLQERGRYKTAYREGTFRQKLGAGCPYIAPDHKAASYLDLG